A section of the Fusarium falciforme chromosome 8, complete sequence genome encodes:
- a CDS encoding Prephenate dehydratase: MTSQRKPIVSFLGPVASYSHQAVRQAFSESTWELQPAVTIDDVFDQVQGGKVQAGVVPFENSTNGSVVFTLDNLADRANRYPDITVDGETYVDVHHCLVGHKNPAPALEDTAEGSGTCTPTATDPSPSKPRSRPLSNLRHIQRLYSHPQAFGQCTAFISTYLKGVEIFEVSSTSKAAEIVSKDTTGTWAAISSQLAAELHGLDFLGKSIEDREDNTTRFLVLGTNAAGPRDVESTKHAIAQKGSKSLVSFTVPHTSPGALADVLSCFRAFNLNLTSINSRPSLVQPFQYIFFIEFEGHKHDDPDGRVNGALEKISRVAESWRWLGSWERYR; this comes from the exons ATGACCAGCCAACGCAAGCCCATCGTCAGCTTCCTTGGCCCAGTCGCCTCCTACTCTCATCAG GCTGTTCGCCAGGCCTTCTCCGAGTCCACCTGGGAACTCCAGCCAGCAGTCACCATTGACG ACGTCTTTGATCAGGTCCAGGGTGGCAAGGTACAGGCCGGCGTTGTGCCCTTTGAGAACTCTACCAATGGATCCGTAGTCTTCACTCTGGATAATCTGGCCGATAGGGCCAACCGCTACCCGGACATCACCGTCGACGGCGAGACATATGTCGACGTTCACCACTGCCTCGTGGGGCACAAAAATCCTGCTCCGGCTCTTGAGGATACTGCCGAGGGATCAGGAACTTGCACGCCCACGGCCACGGATCCATCCCCCTCGAAGCCGCGGTCCAGGCCTCTGAGCAACCTGAGGCACATTCAGCGGCTGTACTCACACCCACAGGCCTTTGGTCAGTGTACGGCCTTCATCTCCACCTACCTCAAGGGGGTTGAAATTTTCGAGGTTAGCTCGACCAGCAAGGCGGCCGAGATTGTGAGCAAGGACACGACGGGGACCTGGGCGGCCATCTCGAGCCAGCTGGCTGCTGAACTTCACGGGCTCGACTTTTTGGGCAAGTCAATTGAGGATCGCGAGGACAACACTACTCGATTCTTGGTCCTTGGCACCAACGCCGCCGGACCCAGGGACGTGGAATCGACCAAGCACGCCATCGCTCAGAAGGGAAGCAAGTCACTCGTCTCCTTCACAGTGCCTCACACGTCGCCAGGGGCTCTGGCGGATGTACTGAGCTGCTTCCGCgccttcaacctcaacctgaCCAGCATCAACAGTCGGCCCAGCCTAGTGCAGCCGTTCCAGTACATCTTCTTTATCGAGTTCGAGGGTCACAAGCACGACGATCCGGATGGGCGGGTCAATGGTGCGCTGGAAAAGATTAGTCGCGTGGCCGAGAGCTGGAGGTGGCTTGGAAGCTGGGAGAGATACAGATAA
- a CDS encoding Heat shock protein hsp98: MNSRMDFTDRAQKAVEDAMALAEQYAHSQLVPVHLAVSLLDPPPDPSKDQQNAPPVVSTLFRQVIERAHGDPQLFDRALKKTLVRLPSQDPPPEHVSLAPQFHNVLRKALELQKVQKDTYVGVDHLITALSDEPSIQSALKEANIPKPKLVQEAVQAIRGTKRVDSKTADTEEENENLAKFTIDMTEMARDKKIDPVIGREEEIRRVVRILSRRTKNNPVLIGEPGVGKTTVVEGLAQRIVNRDVPDNLKNCKLLSLDVGALVAGSKYRGEFEERMKGVLKEIHESKDVIILFVDEIHLLMGAGSSGEGGMDAANLLKPMLARGQLHCIGATTLAEYRKYVEKDAAFERRFQQVLVKEPSIPETISILRGLKERYDRHHRVTILDSALVAAANLAARYLTTRRMPDSAIDLVDEAAAAVRVARESQPEIIDSLERKLRQLMIEIAALEKEHDEASQTRLVQARKDAKNVEEELQPLREKYQSEIKRSEEIHQAKVKLDELEKRLEDATNNGEHAKAADLKYGAIPEQESVIKELETRKAAADAALNATGADVGSAMVTDIVTADNINEIVARWTGIPVTRLRTSEKEKLIQMEKVLSKIVVGQKEAVQSVANAIRLQRSGLSNPNQPPSFLFCGPSGTGKTLLTKALAEFLFDDAKAMIRFDMSEYQERHALSRMIGAPPGYVGHDAGGQLTEALRRKPFSILLFDEVEKAAKEILTVLLQLMDDGRITDGQGRVVDAKNCIVVMTSNLGAEYLVRPGVKEGRVDSGTREMVMNALRNYFLPEFLNRINSVVIFNRLTRREIRKIVDIRLNEIQKRLEDNGRKVHIDVSDEAKDYLGKSGYSPAYGARPLSRLIEKEVLNKLAILILRNNIRDGEYARVELIDGKIVVLSNHEDSELGEDEEMMDEEDAVDEMLDDMDQDIYD, encoded by the coding sequence ATGAACTCCCGCATGGACTTCACGGACCGGGCCCAGAAGGCTGTGGAGGatgccatggccttggctgaGCAGTACGCCCACTCCCAGCTTGTCCCAGTCCACCTTGCAGTTTCCTTGCTCGACCCTCCTCCGGACCCCTCCAAGGATCAGCAAAACGCTCCCCCAGTCGTCAGCACCTTGTTCCGGCAGGTCATCGAGCGAGCCCATGGCGACCCTCAGCTCTTCGATCGAGCACTCAAGAAGACCCTCGTCCGTCTCCCCAGCCAAGACCCTCCACCAGAGCATGTCTCCTTGGCACCTCAGTTCCACAACGTCCTGCGAAAGGCATTGGAGCTGCAGAAGGTGCAGAAAGACACCTACGTCGGTGTCGACCATCTTATTACCGCGCTTTCTGATGAGCCGAGCATCCAGTCGGCCCTGAAGGAGGCCAACattcccaagcccaagcttGTCCAGGAGGCTGTACAAGCCATTCGTGGAACCAAGCGAGTCGACAGCAAGACGGCCGataccgaggaggagaatgagAACTTGGCCAAGTTCACCATCGACATGACCGAGATGGCCCGCGACAAGAAGATCGACCCCGTCAttggtcgagaagaagagatcCGCCGGGTCGTACGAATCCTGTCTCGACGAACCAAGAACAACCCCGTCCTCATCGGTGAACCCGGTGTAGGTAAAACCACTGTCGTCGAAGGATTGGCTCAGCGAATCGTCAACCGAGACGTTCCCGACAACCTGAAGAACTGCAAGCTTCTGTCGCTCGACGTCGGCGCCCTTGTTGCTGGCAGCAAGTACCGAGGAGAGTTTGAGGAGCGAATGAAGGGTGTGCTGAAGGAGATCCACGAGTCCAAGGACGTCATTATCCTCTTCGTCGATGAGATTCATCTTCTGATGGGTGCCGGTTCATCCGGCGAGGGAGGCATGGACGCTGCCAACCTTCTCAAGCCCATGCTCGCCCGTGGCCAACTGCACTGTATCGGTGCCACCACCCTCGCCGAGTACCGCAAGTACGTTGAGAAGGATGCGGCCTTTGAACGTCGATTCCAGCAGGTTCTTGTTAAGGAGCCTAGCATCCCTGagaccatctccatccttcGTGGTCTCAAGGAGCGATACGACCGACACCACCGTGTCACCATCCTCGACAGCGCCTTggtcgccgccgccaactTGGCTGCCCGCTACCTCACCACCAGACGAATGCCCGATTCGGCCATTGACCTTGTCGATGAAGCGGCCGCCGCTGTGCGTGTCGCCCGAGAATCTCAGCCCGAGATCATTGATTCTCTTGAGCGTAAGCTTAGGCAGCTGATGATTGAAATCGCAGCTCTCGAGAAGGAACACGATGAGGCATCTCAGACTCGTCTGGTGCAGGCGAGGAAGGACGCCAAGAACGTCGAAGAAGAGTTGCAGCCGCTTCGCGAAAAGTACCAGAGTGAGATTAAGCGAAGTGAGGAAATTCACCAGGCCAAGGTGAAGCTCGATGAACTTGAGAAGCGTCTCGAGGACGCGACCAACAACGGTGAGCACGCCAAGGCCGCCGATCTCAAGTACGGTGCCATCCCCGAGCAAGAGTCCGTCATCAAGGAACTTGAGACACGCAAGGCTGCCGCTGACGCAGCCCTGAACGCAACTGGTGCCGATGTTGGCAGTGCCATGGTCACCGACATTGTCACCGCCGACAACATCAACGAGATTGTCGCTCGATGGACCGGCATCCCTGTCACACGACTTCGCACttccgagaaggagaagcttaTCCAGATGGAAAAGGTTCTCAGCAAGATTGTCGTAGGCCAGAAGGAGGCGGTCCAGTCAGTTGCCAACGCCATCCGCCTTCAGCGATCTGGTCTCAGCAACCCCAACCAGCCACCAAGCTTCTTGTTCTGCGGTCCCTCGGGTACCGGAAAGACCCTTCTCACCAAGGCTCTGGCAGAGTTCCTGTTTGAcgatgccaaggccatgatccGATTCGACATGTCCGAATACCAAGAGCGACACGCACTGAGCCGCATGATCGGTGCGCCCCCTGGATATGTCGGTCACGATGCCGGTGGTCAGCTGACCGAGGCTCTCCGCCGGAAGCCCTTCTCAATTCTGCTCTttgatgaggttgagaaggcagCCAAGGAAATTCTCACCGTTCTGCTCCAGCTCATGGATGACGGCCGCATCACCGATGGCCAAGGCAGAGTCGTCGATGCCAAGAACTGTATCGTCGTCATGACCTCCAACTTGGGTGCTGAGTACCTTGTCCGACCCGGTGTCAAGGAGGGTCGCGTTGACTCTGGCACTCgagagatggtgatgaacGCCCTCCGCAACTACTTCCTGCCCGAGTTCCTCAACCGTATCAACTCggtcgtcatcttcaaccGCCTGACACGCAGGGAGATCCGCAAGATCGTCGATATTCGCCTCAACGAAATCCAGAAACGGCTCGAAGACAATGGGCGCAAGGTGCACATCGACGTGTCAGACGAAGCAAAGGACTACCTCGGCAAGAGCGGTTATTCCCCTGCCTACGGAGCTCGTCCTTTGTCCCGTCTCATCGAAAAGGAGGTGCTCAACAAActggccatcctcatcctgcGCAACAACATCCGCGACGGCGAGTATGCTCGTGTCGAGCTCATCGACGGCAAGATTGTTGTTCTATCCAACCACGAGGACAGCGAGCTtggcgaagatgaggagatgatggatgaggaggacgctGTCGACGAGATGCTTGACGACATGGATCAGGATATCTATGATTAA
- a CDS encoding Zn(2)-C6 fungal-type domain-containing protein — protein sequence MAPTPSSEESPASTSGPAQPQQKQNQPPDSPQDRIRRNVACISCRDSKVRCRASPVAGQPCQRCAKLGLSCVYDRSHKRVTKRSKLELLEQELKSIKEAVNPRNNGETTWSPSNSHGSNPMFPDSTSRLASITNTSILSAPAPLQDSSSNQLTTSTTAYEKTGPTKPRVLGDRLLPGEDIDWYFEKYLQCFHPYLPILRKRDPDECYAACPTLFWAVIYVASRRYARDENIFTTLVDRLNRDVYTLLAAVALDLEAIHAILIICAWPFPTIRFVTDPSPLLISVAFNSCMLLGLHTGRGSHSRFLIGGRQNLTSTDHDASVTWIFCCILSQKIATGSGTPPPFIQHDDTQCKSIVKDTLAPELLTLFELQKFSNRLHTAMAAQICAHNGVSEAVVRNWEDEFELVKPIVTRVETDCSRFMILSTQLEVQSYYFLSPPTLRPNFALNALRAYSTSHDLINTAIALETASQFLTHGTHWIYRSAVDAGCILLSTLHSTAAPRHLTPADADALAMRVRSVLQSCSVRECDLPARGSVILETFWSVRNLLPKSEEPVSAFPERIGAAVTYWCLNRFKDALHQAKRSTEGVSRGLEAFHTNPPVTNTDENNNQDNTLNNAHDPFQGIDWSMVIDDFGWAGDTPVFLGPP from the exons ATGGCCCCGACACCTTCATCGGAGGAGTCGCCCGCGTCGACATCTGGCCCGGCACAGccgcagcagaagcagaatcAGCCGCCTGACTCGCCTCAGGATAGGATAAGGAGGAATGTAGCCTGCATCAGCTGTCGCGACTCCAAA GTGCGGTGTAGAGCGAGTCCTGTCGCCGGACAGCCCTGTCAGCGATGTGCCAAACTAGGTCTCTCATGCGTCTACGATAGATCGCACAAGAGAGTCACAAAGAGAAG CAAACTCGAGCTTTTGGAGCAAGAATTGAAGAGCATCAAGGAAGCTGTTAATCCGCGGAACAATGGAGAAACGACATGGAGTCCCTCAAATTCTCACGGGAGTAATCCCATGTTTCCAGATTCGACAAGCCGACTTGCTTCAATCACCAACACATCCATCCTCTCAGCGCCAGCTCCTCTACAGGACTCATCATCAAACCAGCTCACAACTTCAACCACAGCATATGAAAAAACCGGACCGACAAAGCCTCGTGTCCTCGGCGACAGGCTTTTGCCCGGCGAAGACATTGACTGGTACTTTGAAAA GTATTTACAGTGCTTTCATCCATATCTCCCCATATTGAGAAAAAGGGATCCGGATGAATGTTACGCGGCATGTCCAACTCTCTTCTGGGCTGTGATATATGTTGCCAGCCGTCGATACGCCAGGGATGAGAACATCTTCACCACCCTCGTCGACCGCCTCAACCGCGATGTATACACCCTCCTCGCTGCCGTCGCCTTGGATCTCGAGGCCATCCACGCCATTCTCATCATCTGCGCCTGGCCTTTCCCGACCATCAGATTCGTGACAGATCCGTCACCGCTGCTCATTAGCGTCGCCTTCAACTCGTGTATGCTCCTCGGTCTGCATACCGGCCGCGGATCTCATTCTAGGTTCTTGATCGGTGGTCGGCAGAACCTGACCTCGACAGATCATGACGCGTCGGTAACTTGGATATTCTGCTGCATTCTTTCACAGAA GATTGCTACAGGGAGTGGAACGCCGCCTCCCTTTATACAACACGATGACACTCAATGCAAGAGCATCGTCAAAGATACCCTTGCACCAGAACTACTTACTCTATTCGAGCTACAAAAGTTCAGCAATCGTCTACACACAGCCATGGCAGCACAAATCTGTGCACACAACGGGGTCTCTGAAGCAGTGGTCAGAAACTGGGAGGACGAGTTTGAGCTGGTCAAGCCAATTGTCACAAGAGTCGAGACGG ATTGCTCCCGCTTCATGATACTCTCGACCCAGCTTGAAGTTCAATCCTACTACTTCCTCTCACCTCCGACGCTTCGCCCAAACTTTGCGCTCAACGCCCTCCGCGCCTACAGCACCTCCCATGACCTCATCAACACAGCCATCGCCCTCGAGACTGCCTCCCAGTTCCTCACACACGGGACTCACTGGATATACCGCTCTGCCGTCGATGCCGGTTGCATCCTCCTCTCGACGCTGCATTCTACCGCCGCCCCGCGCCATCTCACCCCAGCGGACGCGGACGCCCTCGCCATGCGTGTTCGCTCTGTCCTTCAAAGCTGCTCCGTCCGCGAATGCGACCTCCCCGCGCGGGGCTCCGTCATCCTCGAGACCTTTTGGTCCGTGAGGAATCTGCTGCCCAAGTCGGAGGAGCCCGTAAGCGCGTTCCCAGAACGCATTGGTGCTGCTGTCACGTATTGGTGTCTCAACCGTTTCAAGGATGCACTGCACCAGGCAAAGAGAAGCACAGAGGGTGTGAGCAGAGGCTTAGAGGCTTTTC ATACTAATCCACCGGTCACTAATACGGATGAAAATAACAATCAAGATAATACCCTCAACAACGCTCATGATCCGTTTCAAGGTATTGACTGGTCCATGGTGATAGACGACTTTGGATGGGCTGGAGACACACCCGTATTCTTAGGACCCCCATAG
- a CDS encoding Protein PBN1, with protein MRERVTFVHKDHDLDPAALDIQEAGLSGPQIETVRQDKLTIPFDELPRELTDLLKDYDSVHVRWASPLKLETLDPFASRISPGLHVYYTPTSSTSHDHSKICTWLQRFGPLDCSKPEAFTELKQDSSSTSPDFSFYQGVEDLDSFVATCLQEFCSDVDTTCNARLRSLYMAASLDLSYEATTKSLVAHATWPLRSQTVAVPASSGRRVEVGIFINDNSQPNMEKHELGVAGVLSVLGEQKKPSPAMFTFPSRHRQSDSVFGSKFLSPTGLHPTLQLSFSSNQAPGSEGECAPYAFLTLPKTVFADRYQLDDDLFLASKNLTSLRYTTLPVDLEAPAYTTETWGSSILLELAPPGPEKDEPWKAEVPLHLRYLEPSASGQVDIEVPYPAVFWACSSGAETLENPFDRLHMGYDKLFPRDTVFWHVAPQPESGSRLMNPVTVPVLKEEGADWITSGTTAAVALGFIWILWKLASVMMKSGGKIDRTRDQVAQKKVQ; from the exons ATGCGTGAGCGCGTTACTTTTGTGCACAAGGACCATGACCTTGACCCGGCGGCGTTGGACATTCAAGAAGCCGGGTTATCGGGTCCCCAGATCGAGACGGTCCGCCAGGACAAGCTCACCATCCCCTTCGATGAGCTGCCTCGGGAGCTCACCGACCTGCTCAAGGACTATGACTCTGTCCACGTCAGATGGGCCAGCCCCTTGAAGCTTGAAACACTGGACCCCTTCGCCTCTCGAATATCCCCAGGTCTTCACGTATACTACACTCCTACCTCATCGACCTCACATGATCA CTCGAAAATATGTACCTGGCTTCAAAGATTCGGTCCGCTGGACTGCTCAAAGCCCGAG GCTTTCACCGAGCTCAAGCAAGACAGCTCCTCGACTTCCCCTGATTTCTCCTTTTACCAAGGAGTAGAAGATCTGGATTCTTTCGTTGCCACCTGTTTGCAGGAATTTTGTTCCGATGTTGACACTACCTGCAATGCTCGACTACGCAGCCTCTACATGGCTGCCAGCCTGGACTTATCCTATGAGGCCACCACAAAGTCCCTTGTTGCCCATGCCACATGGCCGCTCCGTTCCCAAACGGTTGCTGTCCCTGCGTCTTCAGGGAGACGAGTGGAGGTTGGCATTTTCATCAACGACAACTCTCAGCCAAACATGGAGAAGCACGAACTTGGGGTTGCTGGCGTCCTAAGTGTCCTCGGTGAGCAAAAGAAGCCTTCGCCGGCCATGTTTACTTTCCCGTCTCGGCACCGGCAGAGCGACTCTGTTTTTGGCTCCAAATTTCTCAGCCCGACTGGCTTGCATCCTACGCTTCAGTTGAGCTTCAGCTCCAACCAAGCCCCGGGCAGCGAGGGAGAGTGTGCGCCCTACGCGTTCTTGACATTGCCAAAAACGGTTTTTGCCGACCGGTACCAGTTGGATGACGATTTGTTTCTGGCCTCTAAGAACCTCACTTCATTGCGATACACGACTCTGCCCGTTGACCTGGAAGCACCGGCATACACCACTGAGACATGGGGGTCCAGTAttcttcttgagctggcCCCTCCTGGCCCCGAGAAAGATGAGCCTTGGAAGGCCGAGGTTCCGCTTCACCTGCGGTATCTTGAACCTTCTGCAAGCGGTCAAGTCGATATCGAGGTTCCGTATCCTGCTGTCTTTTGGGCATGCTCCTCCGGGGCCGAAACCCTGGAGAATCCGTTCGACCGGCTTCATATGGGATATGACAAGCTTTTCCCTCGCGATACCGTCTTTTGGCACGTCGCTCCCCAGCCGGAAAGTGGCAGCAGGCTCATGAACCCAGTCACAGTGCCGGTACTAAAGGAGGAGGGGGCAGACTGGATCACCTCGGGCACAACAGCGGCTGTTGCTCTCGGCTTTATCTGGATTCTGTGGAAGTTGGCCAGCGTCATGATGAAGTCTGGAGGGAAAATAGACAGGACCCGTGACCAGGTCGCCCAGAAGAAGGTCCAATAA